A stretch of Bacillus pseudomycoides DNA encodes these proteins:
- a CDS encoding cation-translocating P-type ATPase, which yields MSNWYSKTKEQTILSLETNEQHGLTDEMVQNRLKKYGRNELTTKQKRTLWQRIFSQINDVLVYVLLIAALISAFVGEWADASIIALVVILNAIIGVIQESKAEQALEALKKMATPKAIVKRDGELKEIPAEDVVPGDIVSLDAGRYIPCDLRLIETANLKIEESALTGESVPVDKDSLYHPALQNEEQIPLGDQKNMAFMSTLVTYGRGVGVAVETGMKSQIGKIATLLHEADDDATPLQKSLAQVGKYLGFVAVAICIIMFFIGYFQGRDTLEMFMTAISLAVAAIPEGLPAIVSIVLAIGVQRMIKQNVIIRKLPAVEALGSVTIICSDKTGTLTQNKMTVTHFYSDHTYDKLENLNVNNDAQRLLLENMILCNDASYTAESQTGDPTEIALLVAGSTFDFQKDTLEVQHKRVNELPFDSERKMMSTLHEYDENYYSMTKGAIDKLLPRCTHIFTNDKARILTDADKEQILEAAQMMSQKALRVLSFAFKQYDTQNIANDHIEENLIFIGLVGMIDPPRTEVKASITECKKAGIRTVMITGDHKDTAFAIAKELGIAEKESEVMIGTELDRISDEKLANEINHLNVFARVSPEHKVKIVGALRAKGNIVSMTGDGVNDAPSLKQADIGVAMGITGTDVAKGAADMVLTDDNFSSIVKAVEEGRNIYRNIKKSILFLLSCNFGEIIALFLAILLGWATPLRPIHILWVNLITDTLPALSLGVDPEDPDVMKDKPRGAKESLFKGSVSFLILNGIVIGLLTLIAFIVGAKLYTGDTNIFPLFPSQIDDDALLHAQTMAFVVLSFSQLVHSFNLRSSTKSIFSIGIFTNKYLVFSLLIGILMQICIISIPPIANIFGVHSLTLKDWGFVIVLSIIPLVVNEIIKVLKRS from the coding sequence ATGAGCAATTGGTACAGTAAAACGAAAGAGCAAACAATACTTTCACTTGAAACAAATGAACAACATGGTTTAACAGATGAAATGGTACAAAATCGGCTAAAGAAATATGGCCGAAACGAACTCACCACAAAACAAAAAAGGACTTTATGGCAACGTATTTTTTCCCAAATTAATGATGTCCTCGTCTATGTTCTTTTAATTGCCGCCCTTATTTCAGCCTTTGTAGGTGAATGGGCCGATGCCAGCATTATTGCTCTCGTTGTTATTTTAAATGCTATAATCGGTGTTATCCAAGAATCGAAAGCAGAACAAGCGCTAGAAGCATTAAAAAAAATGGCAACACCAAAAGCAATTGTCAAACGTGATGGTGAGCTAAAAGAAATTCCAGCAGAAGATGTTGTTCCAGGGGATATTGTTTCACTTGATGCTGGACGTTATATTCCTTGTGACTTGCGCCTTATCGAAACTGCAAATTTAAAAATTGAGGAATCCGCTTTAACAGGCGAATCCGTTCCTGTTGATAAAGATTCACTTTACCATCCTGCTCTTCAAAATGAAGAACAAATACCACTAGGTGATCAAAAAAACATGGCCTTTATGTCCACTCTTGTTACATACGGACGAGGCGTTGGTGTTGCTGTTGAGACAGGAATGAAATCCCAAATCGGAAAAATCGCAACGCTCTTGCATGAAGCTGATGATGATGCAACACCACTTCAAAAAAGCTTAGCTCAAGTCGGAAAATATTTAGGTTTTGTAGCAGTAGCAATTTGCATCATTATGTTCTTCATCGGATATTTCCAAGGGCGAGACACACTAGAAATGTTTATGACTGCTATTAGTTTAGCCGTTGCAGCGATTCCAGAAGGATTACCAGCAATTGTCTCGATTGTTCTCGCAATTGGTGTACAGCGTATGATTAAACAAAACGTGATCATTCGTAAACTGCCAGCCGTCGAAGCACTCGGTTCTGTTACGATTATTTGTTCAGATAAAACGGGTACATTAACACAAAATAAAATGACAGTTACTCACTTTTATAGTGACCATACATACGACAAACTAGAGAATTTAAACGTAAATAATGACGCTCAGCGCTTATTATTAGAAAATATGATTTTATGTAACGACGCATCCTATACAGCCGAATCACAGACTGGCGATCCAACAGAAATTGCGCTTCTTGTTGCAGGTAGCACCTTTGATTTTCAAAAAGATACTTTAGAAGTTCAACATAAACGTGTGAATGAATTGCCATTTGACTCCGAACGCAAAATGATGTCAACATTGCATGAATATGATGAAAACTATTACAGCATGACAAAAGGAGCAATTGATAAACTCTTACCTCGTTGCACCCATATTTTTACAAATGATAAGGCGAGGATTTTAACCGACGCAGATAAAGAACAAATATTAGAAGCTGCTCAAATGATGTCGCAAAAAGCTTTGCGCGTACTATCTTTTGCTTTCAAACAGTATGATACACAAAACATTGCCAATGATCACATAGAAGAAAACCTTATATTTATAGGGCTTGTCGGTATGATCGATCCGCCGCGAACTGAAGTAAAGGCTTCTATTACTGAATGTAAAAAGGCAGGAATTCGTACCGTTATGATCACAGGTGATCATAAAGATACTGCCTTTGCTATCGCAAAGGAACTTGGCATCGCTGAGAAAGAATCTGAAGTCATGATTGGAACAGAATTAGATCGTATTTCAGACGAGAAATTAGCAAATGAAATTAATCATTTAAATGTATTTGCGCGTGTTTCTCCTGAACATAAAGTTAAAATTGTCGGAGCATTGCGTGCAAAAGGAAATATTGTTTCTATGACTGGTGACGGAGTCAATGATGCACCATCTTTAAAACAAGCAGATATCGGAGTCGCAATGGGGATTACAGGAACAGACGTCGCTAAAGGTGCGGCTGACATGGTTTTAACCGATGATAACTTCTCATCTATTGTCAAAGCTGTTGAAGAAGGAAGAAATATTTATCGCAACATAAAAAAATCAATTCTTTTCTTACTTTCTTGCAACTTTGGAGAAATTATTGCACTATTTTTAGCTATTTTACTGGGGTGGGCTACACCTCTTCGTCCGATTCACATTTTGTGGGTGAATTTAATTACAGATACACTCCCTGCTCTATCGCTAGGTGTTGATCCAGAAGACCCAGATGTGATGAAAGACAAGCCACGTGGTGCAAAAGAAAGCTTGTTTAAAGGTAGTGTTTCTTTTCTTATTCTAAACGGGATTGTAATAGGGCTTCTTACTTTAATCGCCTTTATTGTTGGAGCAAAATTATATACAGGAGATACAAATATCTTCCCACTGTTCCCATCTCAAATTGATGACGATGCATTACTACATGCTCAAACGATGGCGTTTGTCGTACTTAGTTTTTCACAGCTTGTTCATTCATTCAACTTACGATCAAGCACAAAATCAATCTTTTCAATTGGAATATTCACAAATAAATACTTAGTTTTCTCTCTACTTATCGGTATCCTGATGCAAATATGTATTATCTCAATACCGCCAATTGCAAACATATTTGGGGTACACTCCTTAACATTAAAGGATTGGGGATTTGTTATCGTACTAAGTATTATTCCACTTGTTGTAAATGAGATTATAAAAGTGCTTAAGAGAAGTTAA
- a CDS encoding DUF1128 domain-containing protein has translation MDLSVKSQENVEYMVEAIKEKLRMVNAGAMRAESFNEAMYEDLRDIYDHVMKRETFSISEMQAITEELGMLIKK, from the coding sequence GTGGATTTATCCGTAAAATCGCAAGAAAATGTTGAATATATGGTAGAAGCTATTAAAGAAAAGTTACGTATGGTAAACGCTGGTGCAATGCGTGCTGAAAGCTTTAATGAAGCAATGTACGAAGATCTACGTGACATTTATGATCATGTAATGAAACGTGAAACATTTAGCATTAGTGAAATGCAAGCTATTACAGAAGAATTGGGTATGTTAATTAAAAAATAA
- a CDS encoding low molecular weight protein-tyrosine-phosphatase: MVQVLFVCLGNICRSPMAEAIFRDLVVQEGLGDHIQIDSAGTRDWHIGHPPHEGTRKILKENEVSFEGIKARQVEKEDLTKFDYIIAMDNKNIADLESLGKAGGYIGRLSDFVPDGGWTDVPDPYFTGNFQEVYDLVTEGCAKLLAFIRNEQGI, translated from the coding sequence ATGGTTCAAGTATTATTTGTTTGTCTTGGAAACATTTGTCGTTCTCCGATGGCAGAAGCGATTTTTCGAGATCTTGTCGTGCAAGAGGGATTAGGAGATCACATTCAAATTGATTCTGCTGGAACACGCGATTGGCATATTGGTCATCCACCTCATGAAGGAACAAGAAAAATTTTAAAAGAAAATGAAGTCTCTTTTGAAGGAATTAAAGCACGTCAAGTAGAAAAAGAAGACTTAACAAAGTTTGATTATATTATTGCCATGGACAACAAGAATATAGCAGACTTAGAAAGTTTAGGTAAAGCTGGAGGCTATATTGGTAGACTGTCCGATTTTGTTCCAGACGGTGGCTGGACAGATGTTCCTGACCCTTATTTTACAGGGAACTTTCAAGAAGTATATGACCTTGTAACAGAAGGGTGTGCAAAGTTGTTAGCATTCATTCGAAATGAGCAAGGAATATGA
- a CDS encoding DUF4075 domain-containing protein: protein MAKKNNIARNIAIGVAAGVAVSMLKKENREKVKNTAGKAKSKMIEIGENAKIKEKVQTVTDKGRELADFNVVKAKVAEIKKLTPAVVETLKETKEIFSKKKAESEEKTETIEIQAISPVSEEIKGEEPVITEEKKTEAYIELKQDKEEKRSV, encoded by the coding sequence ATGGCAAAGAAGAATAATATAGCTCGAAACATTGCGATCGGGGTGGCAGCAGGTGTAGCTGTTTCCATGCTGAAGAAAGAAAACCGTGAGAAAGTGAAAAATACAGCGGGAAAAGCAAAATCAAAAATGATTGAAATTGGTGAGAATGCAAAGATTAAAGAAAAAGTGCAAACTGTTACAGATAAAGGACGAGAACTTGCAGATTTTAATGTAGTAAAAGCAAAGGTAGCGGAAATTAAGAAATTAACACCAGCTGTTGTTGAAACACTAAAAGAAACGAAAGAAATCTTTAGTAAGAAAAAAGCTGAGTCAGAAGAAAAAACAGAAACAATTGAAATTCAAGCAATTTCTCCAGTGTCAGAAGAAATAAAGGGAGAAGAACCAGTGATTACTGAGGAAAAAAAAACGGAAGCATACATTGAATTGAAGCAAGATAAAGAAGAAAAGAGAAGCGTTTAG
- a CDS encoding YihY/virulence factor BrkB family protein, with protein MKRLLEKARGNRVYSFGKDLYDRTMRDDVAGLAAQLAYFFLLAVFPGLVFLITLLGFIPIHTEDVLSLLEAYVPEEAMQLIEVNVDKVVNEQNGGLLSFGLLSMLWFASNGVNAVMNAFNRAYDVTETRSFITTRALSIVFTLAIIFMIVFALIVPVFGQVIGAAVFKALGLSESFSFVWSITRLVASFLVLFALFSFLYTFVPDRKLKRREVVSGALFATIGWIVVSYSFAYYVDEFANYANTYGGLGGIIILMLWFYLTAWVILLGGEINGLLHFYRTSDNNSRDEK; from the coding sequence ATGAAAAGACTTTTAGAGAAAGCAAGGGGAAATCGTGTCTATTCGTTTGGAAAGGATCTATATGACCGAACGATGCGAGATGACGTAGCGGGTTTAGCAGCGCAGCTCGCTTATTTCTTCTTGCTTGCGGTTTTTCCTGGGCTTGTTTTTTTAATTACACTTCTTGGATTTATCCCCATCCATACAGAAGATGTGCTCAGTTTATTGGAAGCTTATGTACCGGAAGAAGCAATGCAATTAATTGAAGTAAATGTAGATAAAGTTGTAAATGAACAAAATGGTGGATTGCTATCATTTGGTTTATTATCGATGCTATGGTTTGCTTCCAATGGGGTAAATGCAGTCATGAATGCTTTTAATCGCGCCTACGATGTAACAGAGACACGTTCTTTTATTACAACAAGGGCGTTGTCTATTGTGTTTACACTGGCGATTATTTTTATGATTGTCTTTGCTTTAATTGTTCCTGTCTTTGGACAGGTAATCGGAGCGGCTGTTTTTAAAGCGCTTGGTTTATCAGAGAGTTTTTCTTTCGTATGGAGTATTACACGATTAGTAGCAAGTTTCTTAGTCTTATTTGCCTTATTTAGTTTTTTATATACATTTGTGCCAGATCGAAAATTAAAGAGAAGAGAAGTTGTATCAGGAGCTTTATTTGCAACGATTGGATGGATTGTTGTATCGTATTCATTTGCGTACTATGTAGATGAGTTTGCAAATTATGCTAATACATATGGCGGTCTAGGTGGTATTATCATTTTAATGTTGTGGTTCTATTTAACGGCCTGGGTTATTTTACTTGGCGGTGAAATCAATGGGTTACTGCATTTTTACCGAACAAGTGACAATAATTCCCGTGATGAAAAATAA
- a CDS encoding heavy metal translocating P-type ATPase: MNSEVKTLSSKNNMSSPSWFQSFQKHYELIFAILSGVFILSGWLFTKNEAITAGVVFYILAYIIGGYAKAKEGIQDTIEEKELNVEMLMLFAAIGAAIIGYWAEGAILIFIFALSGAMESYTLSKSQKEISALLDLQPEEALRISHGTEERIPVAQLEIDDIILIKPGERVPADGTIHSGETNIDEAAITGEPIPNEKNLGDEVFAGTVNLRGAIEVKITKRSDQTLFQKIIRLVQNAQSEKSPSQLFIEKFEGTYVKGVLIVVALMMFVPHFVLDWSWNETFYRAMILLVVASPCALVAAITPATLSAISNGARSGILFKGGIHLERLASVKAIAFDKTGTLTQGKPNVTDVYVRDGITEKDVLYITASIESHSTHPLAEAIVKYAKHAYDITLTKPESVENVTGFGLKGTLENKTYKIGKADFIGEEAKSFHNGIATTLEKEGKTVVYLSDEKGILGLIALKDTLRLETIAAIRDLQSIGVEAIMITGDNEQTAKAIANESNIKEYYASCLPETKVATVKQLKEKYGTVAMVGDGINDAPALATASIGVAMGEGTDVALETADVVLMKNELSRLAQAIRLSKRMNRIVKQNIIFSLAVITMLICSNFLQFLALPFGVIGHEGSTILVILNGLRLLKGNN; this comes from the coding sequence ATGAACTCAGAAGTGAAAACATTATCATCAAAAAATAATATGTCTAGCCCATCTTGGTTTCAGTCATTTCAAAAACATTATGAACTAATCTTTGCAATCCTATCGGGGGTTTTCATTTTATCCGGCTGGTTATTCACAAAAAACGAAGCAATAACTGCTGGAGTAGTTTTTTATATCCTCGCCTATATAATTGGAGGATATGCAAAAGCCAAAGAAGGCATCCAAGATACGATAGAAGAAAAGGAATTGAATGTGGAAATGTTAATGCTCTTCGCTGCCATAGGTGCTGCTATTATCGGCTACTGGGCAGAAGGTGCAATCTTAATATTTATCTTTGCACTAAGCGGTGCAATGGAATCTTACACATTGAGTAAAAGTCAAAAAGAAATTTCAGCACTACTGGATTTACAACCTGAAGAAGCTTTGCGCATTTCTCATGGAACAGAAGAACGTATTCCAGTAGCTCAGTTAGAAATTGATGACATTATTTTAATTAAGCCAGGTGAACGTGTACCTGCCGATGGTACAATTCATAGTGGTGAAACGAATATTGATGAAGCTGCAATTACTGGGGAACCTATCCCAAATGAGAAAAATTTAGGTGATGAAGTATTCGCTGGAACCGTAAACTTACGCGGGGCTATCGAAGTTAAAATTACGAAAAGAAGCGACCAAACGCTGTTCCAAAAAATTATTCGTCTCGTTCAAAACGCACAAAGTGAAAAATCACCATCCCAACTTTTTATCGAAAAATTTGAAGGAACATATGTGAAAGGTGTGCTTATTGTCGTTGCTCTCATGATGTTTGTTCCTCATTTCGTACTAGATTGGAGCTGGAACGAAACATTTTATCGCGCTATGATTTTACTCGTTGTCGCTTCTCCATGTGCACTCGTTGCAGCGATTACACCCGCAACATTATCTGCTATTTCTAATGGTGCACGAAGCGGTATTTTATTTAAAGGTGGTATTCATTTAGAACGCCTTGCCTCCGTAAAGGCAATCGCCTTTGATAAAACAGGAACATTAACACAAGGAAAACCGAATGTAACAGATGTTTACGTACGTGATGGAATAACAGAAAAAGATGTACTATATATTACAGCTTCTATCGAAAGTCATTCCACACACCCGCTCGCAGAAGCGATCGTCAAGTACGCAAAACATGCATATGACATTACATTAACGAAACCGGAAAGTGTAGAAAATGTCACTGGATTTGGGTTAAAAGGAACTTTAGAAAATAAAACTTATAAGATTGGAAAGGCCGATTTTATTGGCGAAGAAGCAAAATCTTTTCATAACGGCATCGCTACTACACTTGAAAAGGAAGGAAAAACAGTTGTTTATCTTAGTGATGAGAAAGGAATTCTTGGGCTTATCGCTCTAAAAGATACACTGCGCCTGGAAACAATTGCTGCTATTCGTGATTTACAAAGCATTGGTGTTGAAGCCATCATGATCACTGGTGATAACGAGCAAACGGCTAAAGCAATTGCGAATGAAAGCAATATCAAAGAATACTACGCCTCATGCTTACCAGAAACAAAAGTAGCCACAGTAAAACAACTAAAAGAAAAATACGGTACAGTAGCAATGGTTGGCGACGGTATTAATGATGCTCCTGCACTTGCTACAGCTAGTATTGGTGTTGCCATGGGTGAAGGAACAGACGTTGCCTTAGAAACCGCAGATGTTGTTTTAATGAAAAATGAACTTTCTCGCCTTGCACAAGCCATTCGTTTATCAAAAAGAATGAATCGCATCGTGAAACAAAACATTATCTTTTCTTTAGCAGTAATTACAATGCTTATTTGCTCTAACTTCTTGCAATTCTTGGCTCTTCCATTTGGTGTTATCGGCCACGAAGGGAGTACAATTCTGGTCATTTTAAATGGCTTACGATTATTAAAAGGAAATAACTAA
- a CDS encoding DMT family transporter produces the protein MKTEKFFTHPIGVFVAALVATFLWGSAFPFIKLSYAELGIQPHEVGEQILFAGYRFFLSGVMLLFFFKVIGKDMHFKKETGKQLVQIGLFQTFLQYVCFYIGMSYSSGIEGAIISGTSSFFQILLAHFLYKDDALNIRKVIGVSIGFCGVILVNVPSDGSMAFHFGIGELLLLVAAMMYSYGNILAKEGSKTLDVGYMTAYQMIFGSIGLLCIGIFQVGFIPFVFSMKALLMLLYLSFLSAAGFCIWNTVMKYNKVGKVSMYMFFIPVFGVLLSSMILGEAIHSFVLFGLACVAAGIIVVNRTPNIQKTEQEEQAA, from the coding sequence GTGAAAACAGAGAAATTTTTTACCCATCCGATTGGTGTATTTGTTGCAGCATTAGTAGCGACATTTCTATGGGGAAGCGCATTTCCTTTTATTAAATTAAGTTATGCTGAACTTGGAATTCAGCCACATGAAGTTGGCGAGCAAATATTATTTGCTGGTTATCGCTTTTTCTTATCAGGTGTGATGCTCTTATTCTTTTTTAAAGTGATAGGAAAAGATATGCATTTCAAAAAAGAAACAGGGAAGCAATTAGTACAAATTGGTTTGTTTCAAACATTCCTCCAATATGTGTGTTTTTATATTGGTATGAGTTACAGTTCTGGAATTGAAGGTGCTATTATTTCAGGGACATCATCTTTTTTCCAAATCTTACTCGCACATTTTTTGTATAAAGACGATGCATTAAATATTCGCAAAGTGATCGGTGTGTCTATCGGTTTTTGTGGTGTGATTCTTGTGAATGTTCCAAGTGATGGGAGTATGGCGTTTCATTTTGGAATTGGTGAATTATTACTTTTGGTGGCCGCGATGATGTATTCATATGGAAATATATTAGCGAAAGAGGGAAGTAAAACATTAGATGTTGGGTATATGACAGCGTACCAGATGATTTTTGGATCTATCGGATTATTATGTATTGGTATTTTTCAAGTTGGATTTATACCTTTTGTATTCAGTATGAAAGCACTACTTATGTTATTGTATTTATCCTTCTTATCAGCGGCAGGTTTCTGTATTTGGAATACAGTTATGAAATATAACAAGGTTGGAAAAGTATCGATGTATATGTTCTTTATACCGGTATTTGGTGTTTTATTATCCAGTATGATTTTAGGAGAAGCAATACATTCATTTGTTTTATTTGGCTTAGCGTGCGTAGCAGCGGGGATTATCGTAGTAAATCGCACACCAAATATACAAAAAACAGAACAAGAGGAACAAGCAGCTTAA
- a CDS encoding lysoplasmalogenase, whose amino-acid sequence MNEIYMLLIGQVILFVFGAFFAMAKTRKTRKNEPLPLFIRLTLSFSLTGGAIWILLQDPSVEYHQWVAIGMTLSTLGDLFMAGLIPFGHRLIGGMITFAIAHCFYVTAFLQTGISWKGFWIGVIVYGLFLIIGWFFFIRNQGQDKLFTVGALVYGLWVGGMACFAFALYYANSGIWWIPAFGGLLFVISDFIIGVTDIGDRNIKYDPLWVWLTYVAAQMCIVYVGI is encoded by the coding sequence ATGAATGAAATTTATATGTTATTAATTGGCCAAGTTATTTTATTTGTTTTTGGAGCATTTTTTGCGATGGCGAAGACAAGAAAAACTAGAAAAAATGAGCCATTGCCATTATTCATTCGTCTTACACTTAGTTTTTCGCTAACGGGTGGTGCGATTTGGATTTTGTTGCAAGATCCATCAGTAGAGTATCACCAGTGGGTTGCGATTGGGATGACTTTATCTACGCTAGGTGATTTATTTATGGCGGGGCTCATTCCATTTGGACATCGATTAATCGGTGGTATGATTACATTCGCAATTGCACATTGTTTTTATGTAACGGCATTTTTGCAAACGGGTATTTCATGGAAGGGATTCTGGATTGGCGTAATTGTCTACGGCTTATTTTTAATAATTGGCTGGTTCTTTTTTATTCGGAATCAAGGGCAAGATAAGTTGTTTACAGTTGGTGCACTTGTATATGGTTTATGGGTTGGTGGAATGGCATGCTTTGCATTTGCATTATACTATGCAAATAGTGGAATATGGTGGATCCCAGCATTTGGAGGACTATTATTTGTGATTTCTGATTTTATTATCGGTGTGACAGATATTGGTGATCGCAACATAAAGTATGATCCGCTTTGGGTTTGGTTAACATATGTTGCTGCACAGATGTGTATTGTATATGTTGGAATATAA
- the lepB gene encoding signal peptidase I, whose translation MKKKSRFRELFEILAIACLLFFLVKIFVFFPTTVQGASMRPTLQDGDKVIINKLAKRFETYEREDIIVVKTDNFYVKRIIGLPGDVIEMKNDQLYVNHQVKSEPYLDKNRKHAKQLLINLTEDFGPITIPKDKIFVMGDNRLVSKDSRNGLGLIHKTEVLGTLKTIYYPFDHMKIVN comes from the coding sequence ATGAAAAAGAAAAGTCGCTTTCGTGAGCTTTTTGAAATACTAGCTATTGCGTGTTTGTTGTTTTTTTTAGTGAAAATTTTTGTGTTTTTTCCAACAACTGTGCAGGGAGCATCTATGAGGCCAACATTGCAAGATGGGGATAAAGTAATTATTAATAAGTTAGCAAAGAGATTTGAAACCTATGAGCGTGAAGATATTATTGTAGTAAAGACTGATAATTTTTATGTAAAGAGGATTATTGGACTTCCAGGAGATGTAATTGAGATGAAGAATGATCAATTATATGTAAATCATCAAGTGAAAAGTGAACCTTACCTGGATAAGAATAGAAAGCATGCGAAACAACTTCTTATTAATTTAACTGAAGACTTTGGTCCTATTACAATTCCAAAGGATAAGATTTTTGTTATGGGTGATAATCGGTTAGTGAGTAAAGATAGTCGTAATGGCTTAGGGCTGATTCATAAAACAGAAGTGCTTGGAACGTTAAAAACAATCTATTATCCGTTTGATCATATGAAAATTGTAAACTAG